A genomic stretch from Anoplopoma fimbria isolate UVic2021 breed Golden Eagle Sablefish chromosome 8, Afim_UVic_2022, whole genome shotgun sequence includes:
- the cth gene encoding cystathionine gamma-lyase, translating into MDQNHKRDEQSDLFAGFSAAYKSFATEAIHIGQEPEQWKSMAVVPPISLSTTFKQLEPGNHVGYEYSRSGNPTRNCLEKAVAALDGGKYCIAVASGLAATVTITHLLKNGDGIVCMDDVYGGTNRYFQRIAAEVGLEVSFADCTKPELLKAALKANTKLVWIETPTNPTMKVVDIKVCSEVVHEHNKDTVVVVDNTFMSAYFQRPLALGADICMYSATKYMNGHSDVVMGLASMNRDDLYERLKFLQNALGCVPSPFDCFLVNRGLKTLHLRMERHFKNAMAAAKFLEADPRVERVLFPGLPSHPQHEVMKRQCTGCPGMITFYIKGKLEHANAFLSNLKLFAIAESLGGYESLAEHPAIMTHASVPEKERIVLGISDTLIRLSVGLEDEEDIIEDLKQALAAAHPKTK; encoded by the exons ATGGATCAAAATCACAAACGAGACGAGCAGAGCGATTTGTTTGCCGGCTTCAGTGCGGCGTACAAATCGTTCGCCACAGAGGCGATTCATATCGGCCAGGAACCGGAGCAATGGAAATCAATGGCTGTAGTTCCGCCGATTTCTCTCTCTACCACGTTCAAGCAGCTCGAACCAGGAAACCATGTC GGCTACGAATACAGCCGGAGTGGAAACCCTACAAGAAACTGTCTTGAGAAGGCTGTGGCTGCTTTGGATGGGGGAAAGTATT GCATTGCTGTTGCCTCTGGGCTGGCAGCCACCGTTACCATCACCCACTTGCTCAAGAATGGTGATGGAATCGTCTGCATGGACGACGTGTACGGAG GCACAAACCGCTACTTCCAAAGAATTGCAGCTGAAGTTGGTCTGGAGGTGTCTTTTGCCGACTGTACCAAACCAGAGCTGCTGAAGGCTGCTCTGAAGGCCAACACCAAA CTGGTGTGGATTGAGACCCCCACCAACCCCACGATGAAGGTTGTTGACATCAAGGTCTGTTCTGAGGTGGTCCATgaacacaacaaagacacagTGGTGGTTGTGGACAATACCTTCATGTCTGCCTACTTCCAG CGCCCCTTGGCTTTGGGAGCTGATATCTGCATGTATTCCGCTACCAAATACATGAACG GTCACAGTGACGTGGTAATGGGTCTGGCCTCTATGAACCGGGATGATCTGTATGAGCGACTGAAGTTTCTGCAAAATG CACTGGGCTGTGTACCGTCTCCCTTTGACTGCTTCCTGGTTAACCGAGGACTGAAGACGCTACACCTGCGGATGGAGCGTCATTTCAAGAACGCTATGGCTGCCGCAAAGTTTCTGGAGGCAGATCCCAGGGTGGAGCGGGTCCTTTTCCCAG GCCTTCCCTCTCACCCTCAGCATGAAGTGATGAAGAGACAGTGCACCGGATGTCCGGGGATGATCACCTTCTACATTAAGGGGAAACTCGAGCACGCCAACGCCTTCCTCAGTAACCTCAAA ttattTGCGATAGCTGAGAGTCTTGGTGGTTATGAAAGTTTAGCGGAACATCC GGCGATTATGACCCATGCATCAGTGCCAGAAAAAGAGAGGATTGTCCTGGGGATCAGTGACACACTCATCCGACTCTCTGTGGGcctggaggatgaggaagacATCATCGAAGACCTCAAACAAGCGCTGGCTGCTGCT